CCGAAAGCAACACGCGTTCTTCCAGGGATTCCAGGGTTCGCAAGCGTCGGACGTTTCGGGAGATGGATCGCGAATGACGCATCACGGGGAAGCTCCTTTGGCGGTCGGATCAATGCAGACAACTCACATGCACACACCAGCGCGCAATCGCCCTCGGACGGACATCGCATCGACGCGACCCGCAGCCATTTGGGGGGAAGTGAGGAACGACTCATCTGTTCCATCGTCGAGCCTGTGCATCCGATGAACAGGCGCGGACGACGATCATCACCGTTCGAGACGTCCGACCGGATTCAAGCCACCGACCGACCGCCTCAGCAAACGCGGATCAGAAAACCGCTGACGACGAACTCGGAGAAATCCATCCTGGTGACCCGATGGCCGTGGCGCGGTGAACCCGAACCGAGCATCATGATGATGCCTGGCCATCCTCTGCGGTGGTCATCCTGAGGCGTCAAGCAGTCAGATGCAAGAATTATTTTCGAAGAATTGTCAGGAGGTTGACACGCGGCAACGCATGCACGCACAAACTCACCTTGTTTTCGATTCACCCAACACCCGCCGTGCATACCCGGTTTGGGCCGCGCCCAGCGACCACAACACATCAAGAATTTATCACAATCAAATCAAAAAGATAGCCGAATGCAACCCACGAGACAGGAATCAGCCCGGACCTCCTTCGCAGCAGGTCTCGCAGATTGTCCGGCAGCGCGAGCAGATGAGCTTGGCCTTGATCTCGACGAGCGTCCCCCCGCAGACCGGGCAGGAGGGGCGGCACGAGGCGTTCGACCCCTCATCGCGGGGCGGGGCAGGGTTTGGGAGGGGCGGGCGGGATTCTGAGGAGTCCATGCTGACCTCTTTCTTGATCAATCATGTCACGGAGCGGGAGTACGGGCCGTCGAGTCGTGCCGGCGCATCCTGATTATCGTCGGTCAGGCCCGTCGCTCCTCGCCAGCCGGATTCAGACCGAAGCCACTCCAAAAGGCCGCACGATCGGGACGATTCCACCCGCCGAACCGCGACCTCACCACCCCCAGGAGCCGGGGCCTCCCTTGAACGGGCCGACAAGGTCGGAGGTGATCCAGCCGCCGTAAAAGCCGCCTTCCTGCGGCGTGACCTGCTCGTCGTCGAGGAAACAGGCGTCGACGCGACCGGGGTAGAAAGTGACGTAATCCCGGATCGCGGCGAACGCGGGGACCGGATCGGGATAGCTCCAGGCGGCATCGTCGGCGCGGCGGTCGCCGACGACGACGTGGTGATAGACCGCCCGGCCTTTCCATTCGCAAAAGCTCGACCGGGTGGAGGGGCGAAGAAACGCGGCCCGAACATCCTCCGGCGGCAGGTAGATGCCGGGCGGGTGACTCGTTTCCAGGACACGAAGGGCGCGATGCGACTCGGCGATGACCTCGCCATTGAAGATGACCCGGACGCGGCGATGGACCGGCTCGACCCGGGGGGGCCTGGGGTAATCCCAGACCGATTCCTGCCCTGAACCCGGTTTGATGGGTTTCGGCCTCGGCATGACAATCAGACTCCCGATGGCGGGCCGATCGCTCAAACGGGGGGCGAGTCCCATTGCGAGCGCGGCCCGTCTTCGGGGTGTTGTAGACACACCGGCGATCCGGGGGCGTGGCGGTCCGTCAGCCTTCCAGTCGAGATCGCTTTCGGGCGAGGCGGCGGGCGAAGCGATCGACGTCGATGACCCGGCGGCGGTGGATCCCTCGGGCGATCAGCTCGACCTCGTCGCGGGCCTCGACCTGAAACGTCACGCTCGGGCCGTCGACATGAATCACCCGAGCCCGACAAACCACCGTGGCCCCTTCCGGAGTCGCCCCGAGGTGCTCGACCTCGATGAACGTGCCGACCGACCGCTCATGCTCCTCCAGGCACGGGGCAATCGCGTGCCTGGCGGCGTATTCAAGGTGCGCAACCAGCCAGGGAGTCGCCAGCACGGCCGGCATCCGATCGTCGGCGAAGACGATCCGGTTCGACTCATTGACCGTGATCCGCTCCTCGCCGGTCATGCCGGATCGAGGGGTCGTTTTCATCGCTCGAAGGCCCCCGAGTCGCTCGGTTCGGGTGCCGGCTCAGGTGCCGGCTCGGGAGCCGGTTCCGATTCCGGTTCCGTCGGCTCAGGCTCTGAAGGAGCAGGCTCCGGTTCGGTGGGTGCCGGTTCGGTCGGCTCGGGCTCCGCGGCGGGCTCGGGCTCGGATGCAGGCTCGGCCTCGGTCGTCGCCGGGTCGGCGGGTTCCTCGTCGGCGGGGGGTTCGGGAACGTCGAGGCCGAGGCGTTCCAGGTAATAGGCGGCGATCGGGCCGCCGGGAAGCTCGGGATCGAGTTCGAGGCACGAGCGAAGCGGTTCGCCCGCCTCGCTCGGAACGCCCCCTTCGAGCAGGTTCAGACCGAGCGCGAATTCCCATTCGGCCTGCTGGCGAAGCTGATTGGGCACGCTCAGCGCGGCCTGAACGGCGGCCATCGGCTGGCCGGTGGTCATCAGGGTGGCCGTTTGAATGGCCTCTTGCGATCGGGAGGCACGTAGCTGCGGGATCGCAAGGTTCCGCCACAGTTCCGAAGACGTCCGCGAGTCTCCCATCAGGAAGTAGACTCGCCCCTGGCGGAAGGGAACCGTGCCGGGGCCGGTGGAGAGGCTGACCTCGTCGCCACCGCCGAGGTACGGAATCGCCTGGTCGGGGCGGCCGATGTCGCAGAGCAAATCGACCAGTTGCATGCGGACGGTCGCCAGGCCGATCCCCGATTTTTCGGCCTGCGTCAGATAGCTGAGGGCCAGCTCGGCAAGCCCCTGGTTCAGGGCCGCGCCTCCGAGCTGTGCCAGGTCGGCCTGGCCTTCCAGCTCGGCCTCTTCCAGCTGCGCTCGGATTTGCTCGATCTGCTCGGTCAGGCTTTCATAACCGCGTCGGATGCCTTCGACGAAGGCCAGATCCTCATCGGTCATCGCCTCCTCCGAGTCGAACAGGTCGAGCGTCGCGCCAAGCTGGTCGCGGGTCAGGTCGAGGAAACCGGACGATTCGTACAGGCCGGCCAGTTCCAGGTGAGCCCCGCGCAGGGCGATTTTCGCCTCGGCGTTGGCCGGAGGCTTGGGCACGGTCTGGATGAAGCTGTTCAAGGCCGTAATGCGCTGCAACTGGCGGAGCCGAAGGGGCGAGGGGGTCGTCCCCGCCATCATGGCCGGGTCTTCGGCATTGGCCAGAAGCTGGGCCTCTTGCTGGGCAAGGTAGCGGTAGGCGATGCTCAGGACGAAAAAGGCATCGGGGTCGTCTGGCCGAACGGCCAGAGCGTCCCGGCATTCCTGAATCGCCAGCAGGCAGACGGCGATGCTCGGCAGGGCGTCGGGATCACCCCCGGCGGCCCGGAGTCCGCGATCGAGCCAGCGGCGGGCGGCCAGCACGTGGGGCTGGATCGGCGCCAGGGCTCGAATGTTGGAGAAGCGGTCGAGCACGTCGGTCGGTCGGGGCGGTCGATCGAACGGTCGAGGGGGGTTGCCCCGGCCGAAGACGATCGCCTCGGCATCGAGCCGGCGCTCGCCGAAGAAGTCACGATCGGCCTGACTGACGACCGGGCTCTGGTCGAGGCGGCCGTAAAGCAAGACCTGGCCGTCGTCGTAGAAGCCGATCCAGTCGGGGCTGGCGTCGAGGGCGTCGGTCAGGCGCGATCGCAGCTCGCCGGCGCCGGGAAGATCGACCATCAAGACACTCACGCCGTAGCGGTCGAGGATCTCTCGCCAGGTGTCCGTTTCGCCGTCGGCGATCGCGCGGCGAACGTATTCGTAATCCTCAAGCACGTCGGAGACGACCGACCGCGGCAGACGGCTATCGGCGAAGACCTGACGGTTCGGATAGGCCCGCCAGTTCATCGCATCGCCGAGCGAGAGCCGAAGGTTCATCACCCGGCCTTCAATCGGGGCATCGCGGAGATAATCGGCCGCTTCAAATGCGAAACGGTCGGCCTCCAGACCGAAGCCGAAGGGGGGCTCGCCGAAGCGCTTGCCGTAGCCGGTCAGACCGGCCAGAGTCACCACGGTGATCATCCCGATCGTCGCCAGACGGCCCCCGACCGACCAGACTCGCCAGCCGGCTCCCATGCGGCCCTCGGTGCCGAACGTTTCCTGGAACCACTCCTGCCCGTTGAGCGCCAGG
The DNA window shown above is from Tautonia marina and carries:
- a CDS encoding DUF427 domain-containing protein — translated: MPRPKPIKPGSGQESVWDYPRPPRVEPVHRRVRVIFNGEVIAESHRALRVLETSHPPGIYLPPEDVRAAFLRPSTRSSFCEWKGRAVYHHVVVGDRRADDAAWSYPDPVPAFAAIRDYVTFYPGRVDACFLDDEQVTPQEGGFYGGWITSDLVGPFKGGPGSWGW
- a CDS encoding thioesterase family protein: MKTTPRSGMTGEERITVNESNRIVFADDRMPAVLATPWLVAHLEYAARHAIAPCLEEHERSVGTFIEVEHLGATPEGATVVCRARVIHVDGPSVTFQVEARDEVELIARGIHRRRVIDVDRFARRLARKRSRLEG
- a CDS encoding tetratricopeptide repeat protein; protein product: MKTPKPSDRTAGAPGEPEPEAGTEAAVAEASTPPPEPMTPQRVQEWNAYYDLFVAGFALLLCFVASATIIDNSVLWSHLRVGQLIDQTGGPITTEPFSYAVPEGTRWVNIPWLFQWASYHVYELGQSLADTLERPPEQRERFGAAALVAVNATLRVLAALMLLMIRRPGPGLWWVAVTTVLALGAIVTPLGGQPLRISLGGMVGMGGVVSPSTWGLLLLVIMLLLLHWTYNLGRRGALFAVIPLFALWVNVDLSFAVGLLLLAAVVIGSGLKSGRSDRVEANAPGLVPGLAVLGLSALACLANPSTVLAFSSGFSPLLDVFRPAPEALMQEQVTLLPFGSRGERSRELFFGVEYSSILSYYFSLIFLGLISFVLNRKRFDLGRFLMFLVAMAIAGLLWRYQDVMGVVLAVCLALNGQEWFQETFGTEGRMGAGWRVWSVGGRLATIGMITVVTLAGLTGYGKRFGEPPFGFGLEADRFAFEAADYLRDAPIEGRVMNLRLSLGDAMNWRAYPNRQVFADSRLPRSVVSDVLEDYEYVRRAIADGETDTWREILDRYGVSVLMVDLPGAGELRSRLTDALDASPDWIGFYDDGQVLLYGRLDQSPVVSQADRDFFGERRLDAEAIVFGRGNPPRPFDRPPRPTDVLDRFSNIRALAPIQPHVLAARRWLDRGLRAAGGDPDALPSIAVCLLAIQECRDALAVRPDDPDAFFVLSIAYRYLAQQEAQLLANAEDPAMMAGTTPSPLRLRQLQRITALNSFIQTVPKPPANAEAKIALRGAHLELAGLYESSGFLDLTRDQLGATLDLFDSEEAMTDEDLAFVEGIRRGYESLTEQIEQIRAQLEEAELEGQADLAQLGGAALNQGLAELALSYLTQAEKSGIGLATVRMQLVDLLCDIGRPDQAIPYLGGGDEVSLSTGPGTVPFRQGRVYFLMGDSRTSSELWRNLAIPQLRASRSQEAIQTATLMTTGQPMAAVQAALSVPNQLRQQAEWEFALGLNLLEGGVPSEAGEPLRSCLELDPELPGGPIAAYYLERLGLDVPEPPADEEPADPATTEAEPASEPEPAAEPEPTEPAPTEPEPAPSEPEPTEPESEPAPEPAPEPAPEPSDSGAFER